The segment ACAGATTATAATAATCAGAAGGCATCTCAGGCATGGTGATGACGCAAAAGGCCTTTAATCTCAGGCATATGTAGCCCCAATACCAGCCGTTCAAACTCCACTCATAAGTCTGGGAATTTCATGCTTCCATACTTTTTGGCAACACACACGATCCCGTCACAATTTTGATCAATtgtgcaaaacattttcactgagTCATTTCAATGGTGGCCGTTGGTTGGTGTTGTAGGTAGTGTAGGACTAATTGAAACAGGTGTGGTTTCTAAGCATGAGTCAGGAATCAGGATAAAGGTGTGGTGTTTGTTTCTGAGAGAGCATTTgttatagttttttttgtttttaatggtttGAATTTATGCCTTGCTGTTTGATGTATTGGATGAATGCCGAATTAAGGACTGGTTCCTTAAGATTTATAACACCTCCCCGATTAACCCATAATTAAGAGTATGTGCAAGGAAATATGAAACTTCCAGATTTGGGAATGGAGTTTCGGGTGGTGCTGCACTGTATGAGGGTATCGCGAGTCAGATGTGCAACAAACCTATGATATCTGATGCTTAATGTGTTTTTCTACGCGGGACGTTCAGCGAGCAAACtacactttttaatttaatgttgtcTACACAGGATCCGGACGTTTTCCGCTCATAAATAAACCAGTCAAGGACATGACATCGATACTGTCGGGCAAAAAATCCTGGGTTAAGTTACACGCAGCCATCTAATACAAAACCGGAATTACAATATATCtatttcaaattaaaggcaCCAAAGGTAAATTTCAAGAGCAAActtttaaaagtacaaaaaatgtGCAAGgtggaaattaaaaaaactcatcaaaacaaaaataaagaatacGCTCAGCCTCCCATTCTCAACGATAAATGCAAAATCAAACATTGCTCAGCATGTAATTTGTTGGGGATTCAAGGTGCAATTAACTGCAATAATTACGGACATAAACAATAATTAAGCGACTCTGCAAGgcttaataatattaataataataataataatagtagtggTGGTGAAAAAGCGCTCGATGAggattttactttgaaagtgtTAAACGGAAGTTGTATATTTTAGTGGTGAATTTGACAAATGTCGCTCAATATTATTCATTTAGGCTTCTTCTGACTGGACGAGCAAAAACGTTCACTTTGTTTGTATTGCACAACATACGTGTAAATGTGTCATGCTGATTAAACTTTTAATCGCAATGACACAGTTCGGTATTAAGCAGGCTGAAGCAGGGGATATAACGTTAAGTAAGCATAGCTATACATGAGTGACTCCGATCAGAATAACCTTACAATATGTTGCTAGCTTTAGCAAGCCGTTAGCTGCCAAGTTCCCACAtcatttcatcttttcataCACACGTTTCTGAAACTGACATTTTCAGCAAAGACTGTCAGGCTTACCTTTTGCCTCACAGTCAGCACAGTACTTGTTGTCGTCTTCTCTCAGCAGTTTAGACAGAATGGCCTGATGCTGCTCGTTCAGTTTCtgtgctttttctctctccgAGCGCGTCGTCATTTCGCCAAAGTGTGGAAGTTATTCCTGCTTGTGTAGAGCCGATAAAACCACGGAGTCTTCAGTTTGTATCAAAAAGGGTGGGACATCCCCTTGTAGCCGCACTGTACGTTACTGCTTGTATTCGGTTAGCTTGCAACCTGCTAACAAGGTAATATGGATCCAAAGCAGCATCATCCCTGCTGCCTTCAACATTATCGGAATTTTTACAGCAGCGCGTCAATCACAATCAGCTTTAATTTGGACACACACAGAATTTGTGTTTACAGTGACTCGCAATCCACTTACATACAAATGTACAGGAAGATACACATACAGAAGACGTTCAGCTAAAACAAGAGATAAGCAGCCATAAACATCTATGCACAGGCAGGTAGGTGGAAGAACACATAGGCAAAATAAAACTCTTTCAGCAGCATCTTATATGAACTGTGCTATACAAatgtagtttattattattaatattttctccTTTTGGCTAGGGGCTACTTTTACAAGCGCATACAAGTGAAATAAGAAGTATTCCAATaggcagagaagagagaaaagattATAAACTGAACCGTCAGTGAACGCATCAGGAAAGGACTCGTACTCAAATAACGTTAGCTaccattttatttaagtttgaTGGTGTTATAAAATCTTGAATTTTACGTAGCTTAAAGTGCAgaattattattacaatattacttACAATTCAATGTTCTCATCATCCaagtgttatatttttattattatattattggattatcaATATAGCCTACTAAATAATACTGACAGGGAAGCTGGTATTTCCATGTGTTGCTGAAGGCAATGCGTTGCACTACACTGTAAGGCTGTTGTGCTGATCAATAAGCTTACTACCTACCATTAGGTCAAGTAATAATCTCCACTGCCTCCCAACCTTCTCAGAagatattattttttatcattaaatCGGACAAAATAAGATTTCCTCCTGAAGTTTCATTTGAGTCGTTTTCTTTACAAATGGCAACTCATTTCAACAACTTACAAACCCTACCTTCCAGCAGGGCAGCATGTCCCCACACTTGTAGGGCTGGAATTAGACAATATCTGcccttattcttttttttttttttctggaggaACGGTGTAAATTATTGCTCAACAGAATAGTACCTGATCGAATATCTCAGATCAGTGAATCAACAATTTGTTTCAACAAAAGCTATAACTTTTAacataacattataacattttGTTCTGGGTAGGAAGGGACAAAAATGAGAAAGTAGGgggaaacatttttcttagtcCACTAAGAAAAAATGTTCcactaagaaaaatgtttccccctactttctcatttttattatatatatatatatatataaggctGAGTTTCAGGTGATAGATTCTTCGGGTGTGTTTTAATCCATACCAGGCAGCCCATTCAAGCAGTTACAATACCTAAAGAGAGGAGAAACTCTGGCACCTGGTGGACAGTTGACATCATTGCAGCCTATCTAATCTGTCTCCAGAATTATGATGCGTATCAGTTGTGAGGCTCCCTGAAGGCATGGCCCAAAACCTGCATGGTGTTGGAGTGCTGTAAGTAAGGCACACtgataaatgcaaacaaatacaTGAGTGTTCATGACTATTGAACTTCTGTATCTTCAAACAAACTCTTTCTATGGTCTAATGTAtctttctcactctttctctctgtattttttcaatttccctatgttgcttttaaacttttttatatttccctgttgcttttatgttttctgtaaagcactttaaattaccttgttgttgaaatgtgctatacaaataaacttccCTTGCCTTGCCTTATGAATATGACAGGCTTGTGATCTATACCAGTACAACACTATAAATAAGCCAGACTCAGATCATTACCATTGCAACTATTTAGCATTTATCTGAACATACAGTAAGTGCATTATCAACCATGTGGTGGATATATCCAAAATGAGTACAGAAAATATATCAACTTCAGGTAAAGgtattttattgtcacatacaccaGTGTCTGGTCAATGCACTGACTGACAAAACCTATCATGTTTTTGATGGAGGGGAAACCAGAGCACCCAAAGGAAAcccagggagaacatgcaaactccacacagaaaggtcagggcaaccagggtttgaacctgtGACCtacttgctgtgaggccacggtgctatccactggaccacccAAACATGCTGACTGCTTTAAGTGCTGCATTTATAAACCATGAGAGAtagaaatttttatttttatttcatgggATAAGGAGCAGTCTGAACAGAGGAGTTCAGTCTGATGCTTAGAGTTCTGCTGTCCTGATGTAAATGGAAGCTCGCTCCTCCATTGTGAAGTCAGGACAACAAACTGTCAGTGTCAGTTTTATCAATCTAGGCCCCCCCCCCATCATAGTGAGGGAGTAGCAATCCTGAATGTAGGATGGGCCTGAGCCATTCGTAGCATAGTAGGCAAGTACCAGGATTCAAGATCCTCACCCCTTAAGTGCAGCCCTTGAGGTACGAGATAATTAAACCATGACATGCTGCAAGTCAGTTGATTAAATACAATATCACATCATCCTTCACTTATTGCATGTACATCCAATTTTCCATTCGACACTGGAATCTAATTTAATTTCTAACTCTGTTGACATGACTTGTAACTCTACTTTGCCTTGTCACAACTTGCTGCTACGTACCATGATTTTCCATCCTGAAGTATTGACCAACAATCTTAACCCCACCCAGACGCATGCAATGGTCAGGGggaaaaagacaagacaaaaagcTTGTGTTGATCCAATATGACCTAATAataaagggtaaaaaaaaaaaaaacattagcctTTTCATCTGGGTTGCATGAAAAATGTAGTGTATCACCTTTAAttttgacagacagcaggaccAACAGCAAAGAGACAGATGTACAGTGTTACACATTCACATGGCACAGGCAAGGTAGCAGCTATTCCCAAACAAAAATCACAACAGACTACGTTTCTAATGAGAGGTTATCAGAAACACATCATTAAAATTGGATCATAACAATAGAAAATTTGACTAATAGGAGAAAgtacaaataatacaaaaagttaaatcaattacaaataaattaataacatatatatatatatatatatatatatatatatatagtacatgTCGGCCTACCACAATATGTGTAATTGCATGTGATTGTACCCGACATACTCAACAAAATCTAGTCATAAAACTCAGCTTTAGGTTAACAGAGCAGTTGTTAGCTTAGAAAAGTCATCTGTTAAAACTCAAATGATGAGTAAAAAATTTTCAAACGTACTAGCTTACTTCCTCATTAAAGGAGACATACACACCATGACTCAAAACTAAAGCAGCACCACCACGTCATTATGAGCATCTCAGACATTAGATGACAGCAACATAACACATTAAGTTTACATGACATCAGGctatgtctgtctctcttaGTCGTCTTCACTTTAAAATAGAGTATAACACAAGACTCGGGTCCGGAGCAGTCTAATCGCTAGCTGTTCCCTATGAATGTTAAATAATAGATCAAATAAATAGGAAATATTAGCACAGTTATCGTTCAACAAAGCCAGCTGAAAACAAGTgttagagacagacacaaaaatgGTTCAACCAAACTCTGAGAGGTGCACATCCTCAGTTTACTACTTTCACACTAATACATTAATGTCAccaccactagagggcagcagAGGCACATCCTTTCAGGCAAGTCCTGCATCCTAAAGGGCGACTTTCTGCTAAACCATCAGAAATTTGGCAGTTTCCTTCACATCAAACCGTATATCATACTGCACTGACATCAACTATAGCATGGTGCAAGTCTAGTCTCACAGTTCTTATCTCCAGATCAAGGAAAAGCACCCGACAGTAAATACCAAGTGAGCCATGATAATGGCAATGACCAATGTTCCCTTTAAAATGATCTATCAAGCACATCACCTCTGttcttaaaaacaattaaaataaaaatattaacaaacaTTAATAACTTTCAGGCTAACATCACGGTGCAAGCCTCTGAAACACCACTGAGAAAAACACTCTGAAATCAAAGGATGGATTCACAAAATaatgacatacagtatgatgTGAACTCATCGTGCATTTTGGTCCCgtatttgtgtgtaaacatttGATGAAGGTTTGATTTTTGAGTGAAGTCTCTGCTTGGATGTCTTAATCCTGAACTACTGACCTTACTGATAACCATAAGTTGAATATCTGTTCTTTAACAAATGTGAGACTGGAGTGTTTTCACGATGTCAGACAAACAAGTGTGTTTACGGTACCTGCAAAACGAATGTTTAGTTAACTGTAATTAGATCCCGTAAGCTTGTCAAGATGCCTTTAGATATGGAGGTCTTCAGCTTTTGAGCAACAATAGCAGGTTGCATTTACCTAGTTAGTAGTTTGCTGTCTCAACAGGTCTCAACATataatgttcatttttgttctgtttttgacTAAGAGCTGATCTTTTCACCATATCTAAATATTTTCGTACAATCTGTTTCATCTGTTACAATTACTAGCTAACTCCAGTATCAGGTCAGCTAACCATGACTTAGTCTAAACAACTGGTTTATTAGCTAAGCAAACAATAGCTAAGACATAAGAGCCACATGTTGGCTGACTGATAGCTGCATGTTAAAATGCATTGCTTTTAGCTAGCAAACAACACCCCAAACAAACTTGCTACTGACCGAACTCCTCTGTAATGTATAAACAAAGCTACCTGCTACTTTTATGAATAAGTCGCACTAATGTATTGTTTGAAAGCATTTTGTAATTGGTAAGTTAGATGCCAATACATGCTGATTTGCGCTAATTCCAAAAGGTGCTGATGCATAAATGCAGCTTTTGAGAGTTAGCAATCTGAGTGTATTCAGTGTGTAGCCATTATTAGTACACAGACTCCAGGAGCAAATTTGTAAAGCAACTATATACCGCTGGTATATAGTTGGTATATAGTTACCGCTGGTAACTGCAAAATTAGAGGAACGTCCTTGGAAAATGCTGATATCATCTAGGAAACAAACGCAGGTAAAATTATGTACCTGCAATTGGCTTTTTATGAGGTATTTCCCCATGGTATTAAGTTAGAGGATCGTGGATTTAGAGAACATTAACCCCAAGGTTCTGTTTACTCAGGGATAAATAGGATTAGTCAGGGGTTAAAACAGGTATCAATGGGTTTTCTCACACCACACAATGGTATGTATATAAACACACTACGTCAAATGTTCAAACATTCAAAATGCTTTACCATAGTGTTTGTCACTAGCTAAAGGTTGCATGAGACTTGTTTAAAAATAGGTCAAATTCTTGACCTGTCATTTCAAGGGTTAATATTTGACATTGTCTGCAGACGGTCAGCAAACAAAACTCTGGGCACatcttgtaaacaaaccactTATGACAAACCTGGGACCACACAGTCCCCTTTTCAATCTGAGTTGACTTTGAAAGACAGAATTTGCTGTTTCCTAAGAACGTAAAGCAAATgagctgaacaaaaaaaaaatgcaaaaacatccTTTTCAACAACTGAGTTGAAGTGATTGAACAGGTATCCCAAACGTGTAATTAAGTTAGGACAGACGCTGTCAAGCATTTAGACACTTTGACATGGCAGCAGTTGGCAAGTTGTTAGTGATCTATAGTTAGTGTTGGTCATTGTATTTGCTGTCTGAAGATATCaaagaacaaaatgtacttGATGATGTTCCAATGCACAAACCAATGGCTGTGAGCGTCTCATACAGTACATGAGAAAAACACAGCTACAACATTTATGGGAATGTTTTGAGGACATTTTACACAAAGTGTGTTTCTAACACTGTTTATCGCAAAATGCTTTaatcaaaatgtttgaaaatacaataataataataaaattttactttttagcTAGATTAGggaattttttttcaaaatcaatAATTGTTAAATTCATCATATCCTAATTTGGATTAAAATGCTTCGATGGAAACCCAGTTATTGAGGCACAAGCCCATGTGACCAAATTACAAAAGCACAACAGAAGCACTAGGTGTACTGTAGACTGTCAGTGCTCTGCACGGTTAGGATGGGACTTCTCCTCACAAGTGAAACCATCAGTGAACTTGTTTTTTGAATGGACACTAAGTCAGAATGGTGTCAGCAGCAACGTCAGAAGTATCCAAAGGTCAGGGAGCAAGAAAAAAAGTCTTGCTGAGTTCACAGGACAGACTCGATAGCTTCTGGCATGGCATCTAAGGCTTTGGTTTGGTGCGTGACGAGCGGCGAGGTCTCCTCCTCCGCGTGGACATTGGCCACCGCCTCCACTCGGACTTCGGCCAGTTCcccttcctgctgctgctgctcctgctgcttctTCATCTCCCGCTGGTTGATGTGGTGGAGGATTCCAGCTCCCAGAGCGTCGCCCTCCACATTCACCACTGTGGTGGTACGATCCCTGTAAGCAAAATGGATGTAAGAGACAGCTGAGGCCTGAGTCTACTTTCAGCAGACATCGATATTAGATTACATGGTTGACGTTAGTTCTGACCTTTTGAGTTATCTTTCATCAGGTAGaataatttaaagaggtggtattctgctcattttcaggttcaaaatcttatttaggggttgtaccagaacaggtttacatggtttaattttcacaaaGCACCATAttgtttgtcatactgcacattgctgcagctcctcttttcaccctgtgttgaaggcttcgttttagctatggagtgatacatcttgtctctaaatgatcttcgttgggagttgcacatgctcagttcctagttaaggactactagccaatcagaagcagagaagggcgggtcagtgagaagcctgtaaacacggcttcggttcagctgtacatgttgccgaccagcttggcaacatggactggagcaagagtttcagagtggtgatcTGGGACCCGGGACCTGTATTCTGAATTAGGAATGCTCTTTCGGATGTAAAGCATTTATGTAGGTGAACTCATTTTTaacctgctgctgtgtgtgtttgctctgaTACCGCCAAACAAATGTGGCTTGGGAGAatacaacaaaatgttcaaCAAACCCTTTCCCTTCGTTTCTTCCTGCCAGCCCACCAGTCGGGAAACCCTAGTCATATTTTCTTACTGTAACGTTGGAAACGTGTGTCCAGACATGATCAGATGTGTGTCAGTGGGTTCACAGGCTTTACTCACACAATCCAGTCAACAGCCAGCATGAGGGACAGGTCGTTGGTCGGCAGGCCGATGGCTTCCAGGATGATTGCTATGGTAATGATGCCGCCTGCTGGGATACCTGCCGCACCGACACTTGAGGCTGTGGCTGTCACcctataaataataaaataataaaatatccaTGTGGATTAGATTAAATTAATATGATTCTTTAACTTGCTGGCAAATGTGAGAACAAAGCTgatgatttttgtgtgtgtcaattCATAGTTATATTGAGCAAATGGaagaaaatgtttaatgatCCGCTGTACTCACAGGATGGTGAAGATCTGTCCAGCGTTCAGCTCAGCATTGTTGAGCTGAGCGATGAAGACAGCGGCGATGCACTGGAATATGGCCGCCCCATCCATGTTAACAGTGGCCCCGATGGGAAGGATGAAGCGGCTGATGCGTTTGTCCACGCCGTTGTTCTCCTCCACACATTTTATCATAGACGGAAGAGTTGCTGAACtggtgagaaaaagagagagatgatggagcataattattttcatcatatCATCTTTATCAGCCATTCAGGTGAAATAATACTAATCAGTCATGTTCTCAAATGTAGGTATTGTAATGAACTAATGTTATCTTCTGTTtgaactgtattaaaaaaacaccttCTGGTAATATGTATAAAACAGCTATACTAAACATTCAATGGCAGGGAAGAGTAGtgattattttatgtgtctttTGTGCAGTTAAGACATAGAAACGCTGTCAGGCATGTTCACTTTGAAAAGCCGTCCAGCCAAAGAGGCggctcttttctttttttggcaaCGTCTTTCCCAGAGCGATGTGCTGATTACGATACAGCGTCACCACATCAACGCTTACAAGAAAATAGTGTTTGACATGAAGACACCTATCAGAGTTTTGCCAAGAGCTTGAGGTGGGATGATATTTCACTGGCCTCATAATTCTCTATGCAGAAAAAACGGGTCCCACCAACTATTTCAGTTTGTGTAATATGAAAAGACAGTTTTAATCCTTGCAAGTATTTGAGAACCTGTTTATACACTGTTTATGTGCCACTTAACATCTGACTAAATGTCCGAACatcattatgaaaatattgTATAACAAATCCAATCAATGGACAGAAATGTCTGTTGAGAATATCATCCTACACAGCCAAAATTGTAAAGTGTGCCTTTAAGATACTAAGATACTGTGTTGCCTAGATACGAGAGAAACGTCATCAGGCAGCGCCCAGTCTATCTCGGTACACCTGCTGTGAATGGATGTCTGTTGCTTGTTTCTCAACTCAAGAATAACATTTGGAAGACGTGTAACATCTGTTTTACTCATGTCTGATTTAACAGTAGCTGTTCAACTGGGCTTGATAAGGTTGCCGTGTTAGTAATAAACAGCTCattattaaatttcattttatcatttcaaCCTGCTAGATTTTGATCTTGAGTGCAACTTGACAACTTTCCCCCCAGATAGTGGAACTAGCTACAAGAAAGGGCAGGATGTCAAGAGTAAATCTAAAGACAAAGCTAAAAGGGTGAAACGTTTTACTTGTGCCTTACTACTGCTGTGCATTGCTACTACccctcatttcatttcaaaccCATCTTAAACATCTTTCTAATGTGACTGTATACCTGGAGCAGGTGGCGAAGGCAGTGGTGAAAGGCGTGATAAGGCCTGCCAGGAAACTGAAGGGGTTCTTGCGCGTGAAGGCGAAGTAGATGAGGGGCAGGACGATGCCTCCGTGGATAATGTGGCCCAGGATTGAAGCAAAGATGTACTTTCCCAGACTAGTAACCAGAAGAATCACATCCTCCATCTCTACAATCTTACTTCCCACAAGGAACATGATGCCAAAAGGGACATACCTGAGAGACACAAGAGGAAAGAATTTACcaggaaagaaaaaagcaaaagGAATGCAATTGGAATGTAGAACGACAACATCAACAAACGGTTGGTATAGTCAGTTTCCTTTTCATCCTGACCTACTGCACAGGGTTGCGTCCTTTGGCCTCTTTTATATGTGCTGTACAACAGTGAGTGTCAAAGCCAATATGTGTCATATCTTTAAGTTTACTGACGACTCAGTGATTTTGTCCCTCATGAGCAGTGACGATCCTGATCATGGCCCTGTAGCGGCATTTGCGGAGTGGTGTACATTGTCCCCTTTGGACTGCTATTTTGGATTGCTATTAATGACTAGCTGTGTGTAGGCTCGTCATCGCATGCATTTTTATTGTAAGCTTCTGAGTTTTAATGTTGATACcacttttacaaaaaaaaaaaaaattcttattCTTGTTTTACATTCTCGACAAGGCTTGGTCAAAGTGTGCGGGGAAATTGCAAGCACAGCTCTGAACAACCTTCCACATTTATATAAGGTTAGGACTTTGAAGAAGGACCATTCAATCCTGGCTGATCCTAGCCATCCTCTGTATAAAGAGTTCAATTTGCTTCTTTCAGGCCGTAGATACAGGACACCAAAATTGTATTTGTCCCAGCTGTCACTGGCCTTTTAAATAATTCAATGTGATTCTATTTTAATTGttggttattttattttaacagtggTCCCTAGTGTAATTTcttttgtcatatttattttttgcctaTTCATATATTGCTTGTTTGATGGTTGTTTTCTGACTGTACAACAAATTGCACCTCAGGGACAGTAAAGATATTCTCGATCCTTGACCTATTGAGTATTGTCACAAAGGATCACCTGATGCAGTTCGAATACACCACTATCAATACCACTTTTAAAACCCATATGCATCCAGCTGTACTCACCACATGATCCAAGACACCAGCACCATGGTGGCCTCGTTGAAAGCATTGAAGAAACGAATTAGTTCCTCCCCCTCATCTCCCAGCTTCCTCAGTGCCACGCCAAACACCATGGCAAATAACACCAGACCCAGGATGTTCATGCCATCTATTTCTGTACCAACAGGCAcctaaaacacacagcagagtcAGACTGTAGAGACAGAACATAGTGAAGAGATTGTGGGAAAGAGAGCTTTGAAGAACCCTCTGgttggttaaaataaaaataaaaaacatgggAAAGGGCCTCCAGAAATACCCATTGCCTCTCTGTTCATGTTTAGGTTTGTTAGTTGGGCATTGCACccttgttttctgttgtatttagttACATATAGCCTTGTGTATTGTctgtagctttacttcctgttttattttgtaattttttttgtctaactttgtttcctgtctaccTTGATTcctaatgtgtctcacctgtgtttaaTAGCCCTGCCTGCTTGGGTGTGTGGTGTGCCCGTGCATATATTGCCCTCAGTTGTGTCCTGTCCTTGTGGTGTCATCATATGTTGAGAGTTCTGCCTTGTGCTCTGTTTCCCTGGATTTTTGGATTGTTCCCTTGTGTTTGGATTACCTAGCCTTTTGTTGGATTAACCAGTGTTTGGATTCTGTactctgcttttgttttgggCATGCCTGTAAGTGACTTCCTTAGTTTGAATAAACCTGCAATCTGATCCAGCCTTGTTTAGTGTCTGCATTTTGCGTCCACACTTGTTTCCCTACTACTGCACTCCCCTACGTGATAGTACGACACCACCTACAATGGACTCATCAGATATCTCTACGGCCCAGACCTCCAGCACCACAGTTGGTTAACCCGCAAGAGACTGTATTGCCCAGCGCCACTGCGGTGGTTCCTGTCCAGGCTGATTCTCAGTCGGTGGAGCCACCGATTCCAGCTCCCTTGGTGGTCCAGCTGACGTCTGCCCCTAGTGCCCTGTCGGAGGACCGATTGACATCAGCTCTgttggtggtccagccgacTCCTGCCCCTCGTGCCCTGTGGGAGGACCGACCAACATTAGCTTCGTTGGTGGTCCAGCCAACTTCGGCTCCTCGTGCCCCGTCGGAGGACCAACCGACAtcagctccgttggtggtccaGTCGATGCCAGCTCCCTGAGTCCAGTCCCTGGTCTCCAGCCTAGTTGTCTAGTCCATGGGTTCCAGTACCCTGCTGCCGGTCCTTAGGCCGGGATTCCTGTCCCTGGTTTCCTGTTGTGCTGCTTCGCTGCTGGACTTCAGCCCTGCAAGGCCTCCAGAGCTGTTCCGTCTTCGCTGCCAGCCTCCAGAGGGGTTTTGCCTCCACCGCCAGCCTCCAGAGAGTTCCAGTCCTCGCCGTCAACCTCGTGCTCGGCCTCCAGAGGGTTTCCGCCCTTACAGTTGGCCGTCCTGCCGACCCCCTGATCTGCTCTGTCTGTTGGGTCGACCTCCGGGTCTCCCCTCCGAACTGCTCTGCCCCCCTGTCTACTTGGCCCATTGGATCGACCTCCGGGTCTACCTCCCGAACTGTTCTGTTCCCCTGAAGTCTCCTGGTTCCTCTCTGCCCTGCCTTCAGGCCGCCAACCTGAGGTGCCCTGTTCCCTATCTGCTCTGC is part of the Micropterus dolomieu isolate WLL.071019.BEF.003 ecotype Adirondacks linkage group LG15, ASM2129224v1, whole genome shotgun sequence genome and harbors:
- the slc1a4 gene encoding neutral amino acid transporter A; this translates as MEKKSEINGHAMPSSASTDRILEKRAQRSFREKLVEFLRKNLLVIMTVSGVLVGVGLGMMVRNMNLTKAQMTYFAFPGEMLLRMLKMIILPLVVCSLISGAASLDTRSLGKLGGIAVAYFLVTTLIASGIGVALAFIIKPGVGAGALNTNSLGLESVSSNKETTDSFLDLARNLFPANLVAAAFRSYATGYKMVAVGNDTNGTTLYQKVPVGTEIDGMNILGLVLFAMVFGVALRKLGDEGEELIRFFNAFNEATMVLVSWIMWYVPFGIMFLVGSKIVEMEDVILLVTSLGKYIFASILGHIIHGGIVLPLIYFAFTRKNPFSFLAGLITPFTTAFATCSSSATLPSMIKCVEENNGVDKRISRFILPIGATVNMDGAAIFQCIAAVFIAQLNNAELNAGQIFTILVTATASSVGAAGIPAGGIITIAIILEAIGLPTNDLSLMLAVDWIVDRTTTVVNVEGDALGAGILHHINQREMKKQQEQQQQEGELAEVRVEAVANVHAEEETSPLVTHQTKALDAMPEAIESVL